The Pseudomonadota bacterium genome contains the following window.
GGGGCTAACGCGCGCGGATCTGACCGGGTGAATAGTTACCATAAAATTAAGCGCTATTCCGAGGGGTCATTATCCTACCCCCAAGCACTCTCCAACCTCCTGCAAGGCAATTAACTGCTCTCGCCAGTAGCGCTCACTGCCGTAATCAACAAAGATCCGTTTAAATGCAGGATCTTCGAACCGTTTGGCTATCCAGGTGGTAAAATGGACCATCCTTAGCGCCCGCAGAGGCTCTATCAAACGCATAGAGCCGCGGTCAAAGTCGCGCATCATCTCATACCCCTCTAGTAGAAGCTCTCGATTACGCTCCGTCTGTGGGTCCCGTCCAGGGGTAAGCAACCATATGTCTTGGACACAGGGACCTTCAAGGGAGTCATCAAAATCAACGATGCTACATGCCTGAGAAGCCCACAAAATATTCCCGATATGGCAATCTCCGTGCAGTCGCTGTGTGGCGGTCTCCTTAAACCAGGGCTCACTTGCTTTAAAGATTCGCTCAGCTACAGCTATGTAATGCCCCTCAACTGAGGCTGGGATCAGCCGTTCCGTTCGCAGAAACTCCAGATTCGAGTAGCCATAGCTCTCAACGGTCAGCTTCATGCGGTGCGCAAACTTTGTGCGAGATCCTACTGCATGCATACGCGCCAGCAGTCTCCCTATCTGCCTAAGCTCTGACTCGGACATCTCATCGAGGATCCTGCCACTAACTTTTGGAAAAACCGCATAGTACATGGCGGTTCCAGGCACCTGCGCAAGCGTTCTACCATCCGGAAAAAGGAGCGGCACTACCACGGGGATCTCTACTGCTTTATTCTCCTG
Protein-coding sequences here:
- a CDS encoding serine/threonine protein kinase, with the translated sequence MKNNDSQATQAFFELTPERVLDSVEILGGRCTGRVMALNSMENRVYEVELDVDLPPEAARWDAFRVAKFYRPGRWTEAQILEEHSFLQENKAVEIPVVVPLLFPDGRTLAQVPGTAMYYAVFPKVSGRILDEMSESELRQIGRLLARMHAVGSRTKFAHRMKLTVESYGYSNLEFLRTERLIPASVEGHYIAVAERIFKASEPWFKETATQRLHGDCHIGNILWASQACSIVDFDDSLEGPCVQDIWLLTPGRDPQTERNRELLLEGYEMMRDFDRGSMRLIEPLRALRMVHFTTWIAKRFEDPAFKRIFVDYGSERYWREQLIALQEVGECLGVG